Proteins co-encoded in one uncultured Draconibacterium sp. genomic window:
- a CDS encoding VCBS repeat-containing protein yields MNTKVKYIILISYLITSYSCITQDENSAKLVRIEYNQQGMNSDLGVGLWAWPFPVDYDKDGDLDLLVNCPDKPFNGLWLFENTTGGKNPTLKAPVKLATSQKNLQITEVNGEYIVMTPGVIYPNFFDTFFEEPDTLFTEDFYKPLIKKARFNLWRQVDYDGDGDLDIIITVDDWSEYGWDNAYNEKGEWTNGPIHARIYLVEQTSTGVYAEPKALKANGKEIDNFGISGTVFEDSDNDGDLDIIISEFVDRLTWIENTGTRQHPEYSEGKYIKINGEVLHLDLEMVVPSSADWDNDGLVDLIVGIEDGRVVFMKNTGKKNANGILFKAPEYLQQEAQYLKFGALVTPYSIDWDDDGDEDLICGNTAGYIGFIENLENGETPKWAKPVYLQADGKTILIQAGKNGSIQGPAERKWGYTTLSVVDWNGDGLKDIVCNSIWGKIEWFENIGEKGKPKLAASKPIEVEWKGNNPKPSWNWWNPKGKNLVTQWRTTPLGYDWNNDGLMDLIMLDHEGYLAFWERYRENGILKLKPGKRIFSGESQSGFNNKFENDNEGLLRLNTREAGGSGRRKFCIVDWDRDGRPDILVNSENINFLRNKGEKNGLTIFEDMGPMSDERLAGHSTSPTIVDWDNNSVPDLLIGTEDGHFYLLKNNN; encoded by the coding sequence ATGAATACAAAAGTGAAATATATCATCCTGATTTCCTATCTCATAACCTCATACAGTTGCATAACTCAGGATGAAAATTCGGCAAAGCTCGTTCGTATTGAATACAACCAGCAAGGAATGAATTCTGACCTTGGAGTAGGATTGTGGGCCTGGCCTTTTCCGGTAGATTACGACAAAGATGGAGACCTTGATCTCTTGGTGAATTGCCCGGATAAACCATTTAATGGCTTATGGTTATTTGAAAATACTACGGGAGGAAAAAATCCAACACTGAAAGCTCCGGTAAAACTTGCAACAAGTCAGAAAAACCTTCAAATAACAGAAGTAAACGGCGAATATATTGTAATGACGCCAGGAGTTATTTACCCCAATTTCTTCGACACTTTTTTTGAAGAACCGGATACACTTTTTACCGAAGACTTTTACAAGCCACTAATAAAAAAAGCACGTTTCAACCTTTGGCGACAAGTGGATTACGATGGAGACGGAGATCTGGATATTATTATCACGGTTGACGACTGGAGCGAATACGGCTGGGACAATGCATACAACGAAAAAGGAGAATGGACAAACGGTCCAATACACGCGCGCATTTACCTGGTGGAACAAACTTCTACCGGTGTTTATGCAGAACCCAAGGCATTAAAGGCCAATGGAAAGGAAATCGACAATTTTGGAATTTCGGGAACTGTATTCGAAGATTCTGATAACGATGGAGACCTCGATATTATCATCAGTGAATTTGTTGATCGCCTGACCTGGATTGAAAACACAGGTACCAGACAGCATCCGGAGTATTCTGAAGGCAAATACATAAAAATTAACGGTGAAGTTTTACACCTTGATCTGGAAATGGTTGTTCCCTCGTCAGCAGATTGGGATAACGACGGTCTGGTTGATTTGATTGTTGGAATTGAAGATGGACGCGTAGTTTTCATGAAGAACACCGGCAAAAAAAATGCTAACGGAATTTTATTCAAAGCACCAGAATACCTACAACAGGAAGCACAATACCTGAAATTTGGCGCACTGGTTACACCCTATTCTATTGATTGGGATGATGACGGCGACGAAGATTTGATTTGCGGAAATACCGCGGGTTACATCGGTTTTATTGAAAACCTGGAAAACGGGGAAACGCCAAAATGGGCAAAACCGGTTTACCTGCAAGCCGATGGAAAAACGATTTTAATTCAGGCAGGAAAAAACGGATCTATTCAGGGGCCGGCAGAACGAAAATGGGGCTATACCACCCTTTCGGTGGTTGACTGGAATGGCGATGGCTTAAAAGATATCGTTTGCAATTCTATTTGGGGTAAAATTGAATGGTTTGAAAATATTGGCGAAAAAGGTAAGCCCAAACTTGCGGCCTCAAAACCGATTGAGGTTGAATGGAAAGGAAATAATCCCAAACCGTCGTGGAATTGGTGGAATCCGAAAGGAAAAAATCTTGTTACACAATGGCGAACTACACCGCTTGGTTACGACTGGAACAACGATGGATTAATGGATCTGATTATGCTCGACCATGAAGGGTACCTGGCTTTTTGGGAAAGATACCGGGAAAATGGCATCCTGAAATTAAAACCGGGAAAACGCATTTTTTCAGGAGAAAGCCAAAGCGGATTTAACAATAAATTTGAGAACGACAACGAAGGTCTCTTGCGACTCAACACACGAGAAGCCGGCGGTTCCGGACGAAGAAAATTCTGCATTGTTGACTGGGATCGCGACGGCAGACCTGATATTTTGGTAAATTCTGAAAACATCAATTTTCTCCGTAATAAAGGAGAAAAAAACGGTCTTACCATTTTTGAAGATATGGGGCCAATGAGCGACGAACGATTAGCCGGACACTCAACATCACCAACTATTGTAGATTGGGATAACAACAGTGTTCCCGACTTATTAATCGGTACCGAAGATGGCCACTTCTATCTGCTAAAAAATAATAACTAA
- a CDS encoding dihydrodipicolinate synthase family protein, which translates to MKLPIRGIIPPLVTPLLNETELDETGLKNILEYIISGNVHGVFLLGTTGEAPNLSYELRKEFIEKACSFVNKRIPVYVGITDTSLSGSLEIAATAKTAGADAVVISSPYYVPMTQAEFIVYLETLVPQLSLPFMMYNMPSCTKLHMSVETVRKSQELGAIGIKDSSGDLSYLYALIEEFKNTPDFAIIVGTELFIPENIINGGHGAVPGGANLFPHLFVDLYEASLNNNQQKIKELREKLIQIETMIYDVGDHNSKYFKSIKAAFSVMGLCNDYVAMPFKKFDSEQKQVIAKNLKEMDILDTKYL; encoded by the coding sequence ATGAAATTGCCTATACGAGGAATAATTCCTCCACTCGTGACCCCCCTGTTAAACGAAACAGAACTGGATGAAACAGGACTGAAAAATATTCTCGAATATATTATCTCTGGAAATGTACATGGTGTTTTTCTTCTGGGAACTACAGGTGAAGCCCCTAACCTAAGCTACGAATTGCGAAAAGAGTTTATTGAAAAAGCCTGCTCCTTTGTTAATAAACGTATTCCTGTTTATGTAGGAATTACCGATACTTCGCTGAGTGGGTCACTGGAAATTGCAGCTACAGCAAAAACTGCAGGTGCCGATGCAGTAGTAATTTCGAGCCCGTATTATGTTCCAATGACACAAGCCGAGTTTATAGTATACCTTGAAACACTGGTGCCTCAACTGTCATTACCTTTTATGATGTATAATATGCCATCGTGTACCAAACTACACATGTCGGTTGAAACCGTTAGAAAGTCGCAGGAACTTGGAGCAATTGGGATTAAAGACAGTTCGGGCGACCTGAGTTACCTATATGCACTTATCGAAGAATTTAAAAACACACCCGATTTTGCAATAATAGTTGGCACAGAGCTTTTCATACCGGAAAACATTATCAACGGAGGACACGGCGCTGTTCCCGGAGGCGCCAATCTTTTCCCGCACCTATTTGTCGATTTATATGAAGCGTCGTTAAATAATAATCAACAAAAGATTAAGGAATTGCGTGAAAAGCTAATACAAATTGAAACGATGATTTACGATGTTGGCGATCATAACTCTAAGTATTTCAAAAGCATAAAAGCTGCTTTCTCGGTTATGGGATTGTGCAACGATTATGTAGCCATGCCATTTAAAAAATTCGACTCTGAACAAAAACAAGTTATTGCTAAAAATCTCAAAGAAATGGATATATTGGACACTAAATATTTATAA
- a CDS encoding AraC family transcriptional regulator has product MEFVYEKIFVPHKHSFITRRLKMDPDSDKMHSHKNFELNLITSGSGRRIVGNNISSYTSGDLVLLGPNISHCWEVLETDKEKEPECIVTHFYENIIGSDFFNIPELEKVVDLLKKADGGILFKGPKTEKVVATLGRMVDLKGLERYIGLLRVFSLLLKIDDKDREYLALPSALPDSHDKDRDQINKIYEYVFQNIQEGINLKEASKLVYMEPSSFCRYFKKKTNQTFMEYVKRVRIGIAAKLLAETDKPVTQICYECGYNNLANFNHYFKVIMDKTPSEYRKDLKG; this is encoded by the coding sequence ATGGAATTTGTATACGAGAAAATTTTTGTTCCGCACAAACACTCCTTTATTACCCGCAGATTGAAGATGGATCCGGATTCGGACAAAATGCACTCGCATAAAAACTTTGAGTTAAACCTGATTACTTCAGGTTCGGGCAGAAGGATTGTCGGGAACAATATTTCGAGTTACACATCCGGCGATTTGGTATTGCTGGGACCAAATATCTCGCACTGCTGGGAAGTACTGGAAACAGATAAAGAAAAGGAGCCCGAATGCATTGTTACCCATTTTTACGAAAATATAATCGGGTCCGACTTTTTTAATATTCCCGAACTTGAAAAAGTTGTGGACCTGCTAAAAAAAGCTGATGGTGGAATTTTGTTTAAGGGGCCGAAAACTGAAAAGGTTGTTGCTACATTGGGGCGGATGGTCGATCTGAAAGGCCTTGAGCGTTACATTGGTTTGCTTCGGGTATTTAGTTTGCTGCTAAAAATCGATGATAAAGACCGGGAATATCTTGCGTTGCCATCAGCATTGCCCGATTCGCACGACAAAGATCGCGATCAGATTAATAAAATATACGAATACGTTTTTCAGAATATACAGGAAGGGATTAACCTGAAAGAGGCGTCGAAACTGGTATATATGGAGCCGAGCTCATTCTGTCGCTATTTCAAAAAGAAAACTAACCAGACCTTTATGGAGTATGTAAAACGGGTTAGGATTGGGATTGCGGCAAAGCTATTAGCAGAAACCGACAAACCGGTTACACAAATTTGTTATGAGTGTGGTTATAATAACCTGGCCAACTTTAATCATTACTTTAAAGTGATTATGGATAAAACGCCTTCAGAATATCGCAAGGATTTAAAAGGTTGA
- a CDS encoding HAD family phosphatase, whose translation MKSIKALIFDMDGVLVDSEPFHIEIEKRMFRKMGLDISDEEHAGYMGTATDVMWRSIIEKRNLTLNVDEMTRLTVQAGIPFFKSLEKIEPMPGLEKLLKRLSGAEIPMAVASSSDAETVQIITEKSGLRKYFRYTISSSEVGKSKPEPDVFLHAAKLLGEKPANCLVIEDSKNGIKAAKTAGMFCVAYSGAASDSQDQTQADKIVSDYQELEHLLSELFKT comes from the coding sequence ATGAAGTCAATAAAAGCGCTAATATTTGACATGGATGGTGTTCTTGTCGACAGCGAACCATTTCATATTGAAATTGAAAAAAGAATGTTTCGTAAGATGGGGCTGGATATTTCCGACGAAGAACATGCAGGATACATGGGAACTGCAACTGATGTGATGTGGCGAAGCATTATTGAAAAGCGAAACCTGACTTTGAATGTTGATGAAATGACACGACTTACAGTACAGGCAGGAATTCCGTTTTTTAAAAGCCTCGAAAAAATAGAGCCTATGCCGGGACTCGAAAAATTGCTAAAGCGTTTATCGGGAGCAGAAATTCCGATGGCAGTGGCTTCGTCATCGGATGCTGAAACGGTTCAGATAATTACTGAAAAATCAGGTTTGCGAAAATATTTTAGGTATACGATAAGTAGCAGTGAAGTTGGGAAAAGTAAGCCCGAACCCGATGTATTTTTACATGCTGCAAAGTTACTTGGTGAAAAGCCGGCTAATTGCCTGGTGATTGAAGACTCTAAAAATGGAATAAAGGCAGCCAAAACCGCCGGAATGTTTTGTGTGGCATACAGTGGCGCAGCTTCTGATAGCCAGGATCAAACACAGGCGGATAAAATTGTCAGTGATTATCAGGAATTGGAGCATTTGTTAAGCGAACTATTTAAAACATAA
- a CDS encoding sodium:solute symporter, with protein MKLPVTDLIVFIIITVGNVIFGASFFLKNKTSSQFTTGGGKLPAWVVGMSIFATFVSSISFLALPGKAYMSDWNALVFSFAIPVAAILAAKFFVPLYRSLGSVSAYNYLEVRFGGWARIYASLCYILTQLMRTGAILLLLALPLNALFGWNIKTIIIVTGIAVTIYSMMGGIQAVIWTDAIQGIILVVGALICAGLLTFSMPEGPSQIFEIAAANHKFSLGSLGASVSESTFWVVLIYGLFINLQNYGIDQNFVQRYMTTSSEKKAKSSALFGALLYVPVSVIFFYIGTALFSYYTARPDLLPANIDGDKVFPHFIVNGLPTGLTGLLIASIFAAGMSTVSTSINSTATIVLSDYYQKYFEKNTNEKSEMKVLYIASVIFGVLGILISLSLVGVESVLDAWWSLASIFSGGMLGLFLLAFLSKKVRNIDAAIGVIIGVLVIVWMSLSPLYFTEGKLLAFKSPFHSNLTIVIGTLAIFLIGFLSLKLLKKKTSNK; from the coding sequence ATGAAGCTACCTGTAACCGACTTAATCGTTTTTATTATTATAACCGTTGGAAATGTAATTTTTGGAGCTAGTTTTTTTCTAAAAAATAAAACATCCAGCCAATTTACAACAGGAGGAGGCAAACTCCCGGCATGGGTGGTAGGAATGTCAATTTTCGCCACTTTTGTAAGTAGCATCAGTTTTTTAGCACTTCCCGGAAAAGCCTATATGAGCGACTGGAATGCGCTGGTATTTAGTTTTGCGATTCCGGTGGCAGCCATTCTTGCTGCGAAGTTTTTTGTGCCACTCTACCGAAGTTTAGGTAGCGTTTCCGCATATAACTACCTTGAAGTTCGATTTGGTGGATGGGCCCGGATTTACGCTTCGTTATGTTATATATTAACACAACTTATGCGAACAGGCGCGATCCTCTTACTACTTGCATTGCCGCTAAACGCACTCTTTGGCTGGAATATTAAAACGATAATCATAGTTACTGGTATCGCCGTTACTATATATTCAATGATGGGCGGTATTCAGGCCGTAATTTGGACTGATGCCATCCAGGGAATTATCCTGGTTGTGGGTGCACTTATTTGTGCCGGGCTTTTAACCTTTTCTATGCCCGAAGGCCCCTCTCAGATTTTCGAGATTGCAGCAGCAAACCACAAATTCAGTCTCGGAAGTCTCGGAGCAAGTGTCTCTGAATCCACGTTCTGGGTTGTTCTCATCTATGGTTTGTTTATTAACCTGCAAAATTATGGTATCGACCAAAACTTTGTACAACGTTATATGACAACCAGTTCTGAGAAAAAAGCGAAGTCGTCGGCTCTATTCGGTGCGCTGCTTTATGTTCCGGTTTCGGTCATATTTTTCTATATCGGAACGGCTCTGTTTTCGTATTACACCGCACGCCCGGATTTGCTGCCTGCAAATATTGACGGAGACAAGGTATTTCCTCATTTTATTGTAAACGGGCTACCAACCGGGTTAACAGGGCTACTTATTGCCTCCATTTTTGCTGCTGGTATGAGCACCGTTTCAACCAGTATTAACAGTACTGCAACCATTGTTTTATCCGATTACTATCAAAAATATTTCGAAAAAAATACCAACGAAAAATCAGAAATGAAGGTGTTGTATATAGCATCAGTAATCTTCGGAGTATTGGGTATACTTATTTCACTGTCGTTGGTTGGCGTAGAAAGCGTACTTGATGCTTGGTGGTCGCTGGCATCGATCTTTAGCGGAGGAATGTTAGGACTATTTTTACTGGCATTTCTTTCAAAGAAAGTGCGGAACATCGACGCTGCAATTGGAGTTATAATTGGCGTGCTGGTGATTGTTTGGATGAGTTTATCGCCACTCTATTTTACCGAAGGGAAACTGTTGGCGTTTAAAAGTCCGTTCCACAGCAATCTAACTATTGTTATCGGAACATTAGCCATTTTTCTGATTGGCTTTCTCTCGCTCAAACTTCTGAAAAAGAAAACATCTAACAAATAA
- a CDS encoding sialidase family protein has product MKNLVFIFSLFIAVSVAAQKPYKGNQAIVKSEFIYTKDEVPFPSCHASTIEETKDGLIAAWFGGTHEKHPDVGIWVSRFENNNWTTPVEVANGVQHKTLRYPTWNPVLFNYGDEIILFYKDGPNPREWWGEYVTSKDGGKSWSQSIRLPEEIAGPIKNKPILLENGDLLCPSSTEDNGWQIHMEFTPDRGKTWERTEALNDGKKYRVIQPTILVHPGGKLQALCRSGNKEVITTWSEDNGRTWTELEPIDLTIPNSGIDAVTLKDGRFVLIYNHIRPGKSWGDRNILNLAVSKDGIHWDAGVLLENDPDTEGEYSYPAVIQTNDDMIHITYTWNRELIKHVVVDPAKLETRPMNNDDWPSE; this is encoded by the coding sequence ATGAAAAATCTGGTATTCATATTTTCACTATTTATCGCAGTTTCTGTTGCAGCTCAAAAGCCCTATAAAGGAAATCAAGCCATTGTAAAGTCAGAATTTATATACACAAAAGACGAAGTTCCGTTTCCAAGCTGCCATGCTTCAACAATAGAAGAGACAAAAGACGGATTGATTGCAGCCTGGTTTGGTGGCACTCACGAAAAACACCCCGATGTAGGAATTTGGGTAAGCCGGTTCGAAAACAATAATTGGACCACTCCGGTTGAAGTAGCAAATGGCGTTCAGCACAAAACTTTGCGCTACCCCACCTGGAATCCGGTGCTTTTTAATTACGGTGATGAAATTATTTTGTTTTACAAAGATGGCCCCAATCCTCGCGAATGGTGGGGAGAATATGTTACATCGAAAGACGGTGGTAAAAGCTGGTCGCAAAGCATCCGGTTACCGGAAGAGATTGCAGGCCCGATAAAAAATAAACCAATTTTGTTGGAAAATGGGGATTTGCTTTGCCCGTCGAGTACAGAAGACAATGGCTGGCAAATTCATATGGAATTTACGCCCGACAGAGGAAAAACCTGGGAACGAACAGAAGCTTTAAATGATGGAAAGAAATATCGGGTAATCCAACCAACAATTTTGGTGCACCCCGGAGGAAAGCTGCAAGCGTTGTGCAGAAGTGGCAACAAAGAAGTTATTACAACATGGTCGGAAGACAACGGAAGAACCTGGACAGAATTGGAACCAATTGATTTAACCATCCCGAACTCTGGAATTGATGCCGTTACATTAAAAGATGGAAGATTTGTTCTGATCTACAATCATATTAGGCCTGGCAAATCATGGGGCGACCGCAATATTTTGAACCTTGCTGTTTCTAAGGACGGAATTCACTGGGATGCAGGAGTTTTATTGGAGAATGATCCTGACACCGAAGGAGAATATTCTTATCCTGCTGTTATACAAACAAATGATGATATGATTCATATTACTTATACCTGGAATCGGGAGTTGATAAAACATGTGGTTGTTGACCCGGCAAAACTTGAAACCCGACCAATGAATAACGACGACTGGCCTTCGGAATAA
- a CDS encoding glycerophosphodiester phosphodiesterase family protein, with protein sequence MRRIFSFSLAISIFFLISCRQQQQPIDRILEKFHDANSSYVMVAAHRAGHNGYVENSIPAIQHAIDIGVDIIELDVKVTTDSVVVLNHDRTIDRTTTGTGDPESYSWEELKQFKLKMPDGTVTDERLATFEEALKMVKGKAMIDIDIKTGNLKPVVDAIKRTGTQKQVFFFDNDYDALKEALDMLPEAIIMPRAHSYEMADSALTEFSPAVVHIDDSFYTEELCNLLRENSARIWINALGDQDRLIKDGKSDQALDNLLKYGANIIQTDLPETLIPLLDEKGLRN encoded by the coding sequence ATGAGACGAATCTTTTCTTTTTCACTGGCAATATCCATTTTCTTCCTGATTTCCTGTCGGCAGCAACAACAGCCAATTGATAGAATACTGGAGAAATTCCACGATGCAAATTCATCGTATGTTATGGTGGCAGCACACCGTGCAGGGCATAATGGATATGTTGAAAACTCCATTCCGGCAATTCAGCATGCCATTGATATTGGAGTGGATATTATTGAACTTGATGTTAAAGTTACCACCGACAGTGTTGTGGTTTTAAACCACGACCGGACAATCGATAGGACAACTACCGGAACAGGTGATCCTGAAAGTTATTCCTGGGAAGAACTGAAACAGTTCAAACTAAAAATGCCCGACGGAACGGTAACAGACGAACGATTGGCGACTTTTGAGGAAGCTCTGAAAATGGTTAAAGGAAAAGCGATGATTGACATTGACATTAAAACAGGAAATCTGAAACCCGTGGTGGATGCCATAAAACGAACGGGCACCCAAAAGCAGGTTTTCTTTTTCGATAACGACTACGATGCACTGAAAGAAGCATTAGATATGTTACCGGAGGCTATAATTATGCCCCGCGCGCATTCTTACGAGATGGCAGATTCGGCACTAACGGAGTTTTCTCCGGCAGTTGTACACATCGATGATTCGTTTTACACCGAAGAACTCTGCAACTTACTTCGTGAGAATAGTGCCAGAATATGGATCAACGCACTTGGCGATCAGGATCGTTTAATCAAAGACGGGAAATCAGATCAGGCTCTTGATAACCTATTGAAATATGGTGCAAACATTATTCAAACTGATTTACCGGAAACCTTAATTCCCTTACTGGACGAAAAAGGATTGAGAAACTGA
- a CDS encoding DUF1349 domain-containing protein produces the protein MNHKLTKDFEWQNKPKEVIVHTDRVLITTEPKTDLWQQTYYGFQKVNAPAFLRKVVGDFTFQVKTEYKEAINMYDQCGVLCFFDDENWIKVSVEYENDAVRRLGSVATNLGYSDWASVDIPGSTTQMWYRLSRRGKDFFIESSEDGTQFQQMRMLHMHKSKETARVGIYACSPMDSSFKAVFSEIKIGTCLWETH, from the coding sequence ATGAACCACAAACTAACAAAGGATTTCGAATGGCAGAATAAACCTAAAGAGGTAATTGTTCATACTGACCGGGTTTTAATAACAACCGAACCGAAAACTGATTTATGGCAGCAAACTTATTATGGTTTTCAGAAAGTAAATGCACCAGCATTTTTGCGTAAAGTTGTTGGCGATTTTACCTTTCAGGTAAAAACAGAATACAAAGAAGCGATAAACATGTATGATCAATGTGGTGTGTTATGTTTTTTTGATGACGAAAATTGGATAAAAGTTTCGGTAGAATATGAAAACGATGCAGTGCGTCGTCTTGGTTCTGTCGCTACAAATCTGGGCTACTCCGACTGGGCCAGTGTTGACATTCCGGGAAGTACCACCCAAATGTGGTACCGCTTAAGTCGCCGCGGTAAGGATTTTTTCATTGAAAGTTCAGAAGACGGAACGCAATTTCAGCAAATGCGAATGCTGCATATGCACAAATCAAAAGAAACAGCCAGGGTAGGTATTTATGCCTGCAGCCCAATGGATTCTTCATTTAAAGCTGTTTTTTCTGAAATAAAAATTGGTACTTGTTTATGGGAAACACATTAA
- a CDS encoding polysaccharide deacetylase family protein — MKTFRKENRTTFIMCLFFLMLISGGTILAQEKGTNAEKLGFQKGKKILLLHCDDAGMCEEANIAVQSYVLKGDINSAAVMMPCPYADEMVEWTKKHPQADIGVHLTLTSEWKNYRWPPLTDAKKVPGLIDPEGKFWHEVPDVVMHASAEEVEIEIHAQIDKMIAMGHDPSHIDTHMGTLYGSVDYVKAFLKTAEEYGIPANAIDLSNPEVVAHYRKAGYPITDDVIELLEGYKLPKLDNFTSVPNGKTYEEKRENFFNLVKSLKPGLTEIIFHPSIVTDNLKSITGSWQQRGWEAEMFSDPVVKQFFADNDIELTNWTEIMKMFNEKKK; from the coding sequence ATGAAAACATTCAGAAAAGAAAATCGGACAACTTTTATTATGTGCCTTTTCTTCTTGATGCTAATTAGCGGCGGTACAATATTGGCGCAGGAAAAAGGAACCAATGCTGAGAAACTTGGCTTTCAGAAAGGAAAGAAAATACTACTGTTACATTGCGACGATGCCGGAATGTGTGAGGAAGCAAATATCGCTGTTCAATCTTATGTACTAAAAGGCGATATTAATTCGGCAGCTGTAATGATGCCCTGCCCTTATGCTGATGAAATGGTGGAATGGACAAAAAAACATCCTCAAGCTGATATTGGCGTTCACCTCACTTTAACTTCGGAATGGAAAAATTACCGCTGGCCTCCACTTACCGATGCCAAAAAAGTTCCGGGCCTGATTGATCCCGAAGGAAAATTCTGGCACGAAGTACCGGATGTTGTTATGCATGCCTCGGCAGAGGAAGTTGAAATAGAAATCCATGCACAAATTGATAAAATGATTGCTATGGGTCACGATCCATCACACATCGATACACATATGGGAACGCTGTATGGCTCGGTTGACTATGTTAAGGCTTTTCTGAAAACAGCAGAAGAATACGGTATTCCGGCCAATGCAATCGATCTTTCAAATCCGGAAGTTGTTGCCCATTACCGGAAAGCAGGTTACCCGATTACCGACGATGTAATAGAACTTCTGGAAGGTTATAAACTACCAAAACTGGATAATTTTACTTCAGTACCCAACGGAAAAACCTACGAAGAAAAACGTGAAAATTTCTTTAATCTAGTAAAATCACTAAAACCGGGGTTGACTGAAATAATATTCCACCCGTCAATTGTTACCGATAACCTGAAATCGATAACAGGATCGTGGCAGCAACGCGGATGGGAAGCCGAGATGTTCTCCGACCCTGTAGTAAAACAGTTCTTTGCCGATAACGATATTGAACTTACAAACTGGACAGAGATCATGAAAATGTTTAACGAGAAAAAAAAGTAA